In Spodoptera frugiperda isolate SF20-4 chromosome 12, AGI-APGP_CSIRO_Sfru_2.0, whole genome shotgun sequence, a single window of DNA contains:
- the LOC118262414 gene encoding ATP-binding cassette sub-family C member 4 produces the protein MDSKVVLKEKNPHDKANFISKIFLTWSFSLFRRGFKHGLTVEDLWQARAGDHSGRLGDRLEQAWQEELDNAKRKGIKPSFSKAIVRSFWLEYLMCGLVVGLLFIFFWPLIPYTLALFINYFSEDKTPESYRNAHIYNFLMNFLSILTALMLNHLQLSQGRVGMRVRIASCSLLYRKILKLDRTGLNKTEPGQVINLMSNDVNRFDLVALFLNYLWVMPIVVPVVSYLVWQHVGWATLAALVVIFVQTVLVQAYLSNRQGVLRGKIAKRTDERVKVMSELVNGVQVIKMYAWEKPFERLVDKLRKMEVSFIMRTSMIKGFSTALSVFTERFILFSAVVAFVVMGGDIRAEITFSLVQYFNLLQLACNIFFPLALAFLAETKVSVRRLEEFLLLDELTPAKLPLAIDSKEIISNGTEKEKPKHTGLILNGLSASWQPEAIVNTLRNITLTAEPGEFVGIAGLVGSGKSTLLQVILGELPPTQGTISLGGARVSYASQEPWLFVATVRQNILFGLPYDRIRYKKVVSACALLRDFEQLPAGDSTLVGERGISLSGGQRARIGLARACYRQADIYLLDDPLSAVDTHVGKHLVSECVMGLLRHSTRILVTHQLHHLKSADKVVILHNGEIETTGSFDDVSRSPLFAELLQEEEQPEDPKVQYLRQRTLSIQSHTSTNTLQDGAVADEVEQEESAELMGTGRVPGAVYRQYFRAGAGWGLILWTTFSILLAQVVTSISDLWLTQWMNVVEIRHGLENNQTTTPLFHNITNGNNSIGSNDTISNFTTELPTTIPSSTELPNMTVIDTMVKTVLTMQNITSVYEPINHDYYIYIWAIAILGCIILTTGRSILFLWVCMRSSIKLHNQMFSNILAATMRFFDTNPSGRILNRFSKDMGVVDEILPRMYLDSIQIFMVMMGILVMVAIVNPYMLLTTGVCGILMYIWTVIFLSTAQAIKRVEGTTRSPVFSHVSATMAGLNTVRACQAQDMLRDQFDDKQDVHTAAWYLTIVTNTAFSIWLSLICATYVVVVAYTFLLLDDGTTKSGNVGLAISQGLILVNMVQYGVKQATEVISQMTSVERVVQFTSLPREVTDGPAPPTGWPQRARLVFKDLSLRYDKDADPVLKKLNIVIESGWKVGVVGRTGAGKSSLISALFRLAPIEGNVFIDDVDTGDIALKELRSKISIIPQEPVLFSASLRYNMDPFDKYTDADIWTALEQVELKRSVTSLSSAVQSGGSNFSAGQRQLLCLARAALGRNKLLVLDEATANVDPNTDALIQKSIRTHFADCTVITVAHRLHTVADSDRVVVMEAGEIVECGHPHELLQKPEGHFTRMVQQLGPAAEQSLRDLAAAAHAEHIKYVDADDNNQ, from the exons ATGGAGCTTTAGCCTATTTCGTCGTGGATTTAAGCATGGTCTCACTGTGGAGGACTTGTGGCAAGCCCGAGCCGGCGACCACTCCGGCCGCCTGGGGGACCGCCTCGAACAAGCGTGGCAGGAGGAACTCGACAATGCCAAGAGAAAAGGCATCAAACCTTCTTTCTCAAAGGCCATCGTACGGTCGTTTTGGCTTGAATATTTAATGTGTGGCCTGGTTGTAGGATTACTGTTCATCTTTTTCTG gcCATTAATTCCATACACGTTAGctttattcataaattatttttccgaAGATAAAACCCCAGAGAGTTATAGAAATGCACACATTTACAACTTTCTCATGAACTTCCTGAGTATATTGACGGCATTGATGCTCAATCATTTACAATTAAGTCAAGGACGAGTAGGAATGAGAGTGAGAATAGCTAGCTGTTCATTATTGTATAGAAAA ATATTAAAACTCGATAGAACTGGGTTGAATAAAACGGAGCCGGGACAGGTGATCAACCTGATGTCTAACGATGTAAATCGTTTCGATTTAGTGGCTCTGTTTCTGAACTACTTGTGGGTGATGCCTATCGTGGTGCCGGTGGTCTCGTACCTGGTGTGGCAGCACGTCGGCTGGGCCACTCTCGCTGCACTCGTCGTCATATTCGTACAAACTGTACTCGTCCAAG CCTACTTGAGTAACCGCCAAGGAGTATTACGAGGAAAAATTGCTAAACGCACAGATGAAAGGGTAAAAGTTATGAGTGAACTTGTAAACGGTGTACAAGTCATCAAAATGTATGCCTGGGAGAAACCTTTTGAGAGGTTGGTCGACAAACTGCGGAA GATGGAGGTGAGCTTCATAATGCGCACATCTATGATCAAAGGATTCTCGACGGCGCTGAGCGTGTTCACAGAGCGCTTCATCTTGTTCTCGGCTGTCGTTGCGTTTGTGGTCATGGGCGGGGACATCCGCGCCGAGATCACATTCTCCCTCGTTCAGTATTTCAATCTACTCCAACTCGCCTGCAACATATTCTTCCCACTGGCCCTCGCATTTCTGGCAGAAACTAAAGTCTCAGTGAGACGCCTTGAG GAGTTCTTGTTGTTGGACGAACTGACACCTGCGAAGTTACCGCTAGCAATCGATTCGAAGGAAATAATTAGCAATGGTACTGAGAAGGAAAAGCCGAAGCATACGGGCTTGATATTGAATGGACTGAGCGCGAGCTGGCAACCAGAGGCCATTGTGAACACGTTGAGGAACATCACGCTGACTGCAGAACCTGGAGAGTTTGTGGGCATTGCTGGCCTTGTGGGATCTggaaag TCGACCCTTCTGCAAGTCATCTTGGGTGAGTTGCCTCCAACGCAGGGCACCATATCGTTGGGTGGTGCACGAGTCTCCTACGCCAGTCAGGAACCTTGGCTCTTCGTGGCAACCGTTCGTCAAAATATACTCTTCGGACTTCCATACGATCGCATACGTTACAAAAAG GTCGTGAGCGCATGCGCACTGTTGCGGGACTTCGAGCAGTTGCCTGCTGGAGACTCGACACTGGTTGGAGAACGAGGCATCAGTCTGAGTGGAGGACAGCGCGCGCGCATCGGTCTCGCCAGAGCATGTTATAGACAG gCCGACATATACCTGCTGGACGATCCTCTATCAGCGGTGGACACGCACGTCGGTAAACACCTGGTATCAGAATGTGTGATGGGATTACTGAGACATTCTACGAGGATCCTGGTCACACATCAGCTACACCATCTCAAGTCTGCTGATAAGGTCGTCATCCTGCACAAC GGTGAAATAGAGACTACTGGATCGTTTGACGATGTGTCGCGGTCGCCACTGTTTGCGGAGCTGCTCCAGGAAGAGGAACAACCAGAAGATCCGAAAGTCCAGTACCTTCGACAAAGAACTCTTTCTATACag TCTCATACAAGTACCAACACCTTACAAGATGGGGCTGTGGCTGATGAGGTTGAGCAGGAGGAGTCGGCCGAGCTGATGGGAACAG gTCGTGTACCAGGCGCGGTGTATCGTCAATACTTTCGCGCCGGCGCTGGCTGGGGCCTCATCTTATGGACAACGTTCAGCATTCTTCTGGCACAAGTCGTTACCTCCATCAGTGACCTTTGGCTGACACAATG GATGAATGTCGTGGAAATAAGACATGGATTGGAAAACAACCAAACGACTACTCCTCTCTTCCATAACATCACAAATGGCAACAATTCTATTGGCAGCAATGACACCATTAGCAATTTCACTACAGAGCTGCCGACCACGATACCCTCGTCCACAGAACTGCCCAACATGACTGTCATTGATACGATGGTGAAGACTGTCCTAACTATGCAGAATATTACGTCTGTCTACGAACCAATCAACCACgactattatatttatatttgggCGATTGCTATTCTAGGCTGCATCATACTCACAACTGGAAG ATCGATTTTGTTCCTGTGGGTGTGCATGCGTAGTTCGATAAAGTTGCACAACCAGATGTTCAGCAATATACTGGCGGCCACAATGCGCTTCTTTGACACCAACCCTTCTGGACGAATCCTGAACAGGTTCTCTAAAGACATGGGAGTGGTTGATGAGATCCTACCGAGGATGTATTTGGACAGTATACAG ATATTCATGGTAATGATGGGTATTCTCGTGATGGTAGCGATAGTCAACCCCTACATGTTGCTGACAACGGGTGTCTGTGGTATCCTTATGTACATTTGGACTGTGATTTTCCTCAGCACTGCACAGGCTATTAAAAG GGTGGAAGGTACGACCCGCAGTCCCGTATTCTCACATGTTTCGGCAACGATGGCAGGACTAAATACAGTGCGTGCTTGTCAAGCGCAGGATATGTTGCGAGATCAATTTGACGACAAGCAAGACGTGCACACAGCGGCCTG GTACTTAACGATCGTCACAAACACTGCATTCTCTATTTGGTTAAGTCTTATCTGTGCGACTTATGTCGTAGTCGTAGCCTACACATTCTTGCTCCTGGATGACG GGACTACAAAGTCAGGAAACGTCGGATTGGCGATTAGTCAGGGCTTGATCTTAGTCAATATGGTGCAGTATGGTGTGAAACAAGCGACAGAGGTGATCTCACAGATGACAAGCGTGGAGCGTGTGGTGCAGTTCACATCGCTACCACGTGAGGTGACGGACGGCCCTGCACCACCCACCGGCTGGCCTCAGCGCGCGAGGCTGGTCTTCAAGGATCTCTCGTTACGATACGACAAAGATGCCGATCCAGTGCTTAAAAAACTTAACATTGTTATTGAAAGCGGATGGAAA GTGGGAGTAGTCGGTCGTACGGGAGCCGGCAAATCTTCACTGATATCAGCTCTCTTTCGCTTGGCGCCTATTGAAGGGAATGTTTTCATTGATGATGTTGATACCGGCGACATCGCTCTGAAG GAGCTAAGATCAAAGATCTCAATCATTCCGCAAGAACCAGTGCTCTTCTCCGCTAGTTTGCGTTACAATATGGATCCATTCGACAAATATACTGACGCTGATATTTGGACAGCATTAGAACAG GTGGAATTAAAGCGAAGTGTAACCTCCTTATCATCAGCCGTTCAGTCAGGCGGTTCTAACTTCAGCGCTGGTCAGAGACAACTGCTCTGCTTGGCGCGTGCGGCTCTAGGTCGTAACAAGCTACTTGTGCTCGACGAAGCTACAGCTAATGTTGATCCGAA TACGGATGCACTTATTCAAAAATCAATTCGCACACATTTCGCGGATTGCACTGTGATCACGGTGGCACATCGACTGCACACTGTCGCTGACTCCGACAGAGTTGTT GTAATGGAAGCTGGTGAGATAGTGGAATGTGGTCATCCACACGAACTGCTACAAAAGCCCGAGGGTCACTTCACTCGCATGGTGCAGCAGTTGGGTCCTGCTGCGGAACAGAGTCTGCGCGACTTGGCGGCAGCCGCGCATGCCGAGCACATCAAATACGTCGACGCCGACGATAACAACCAATAA
- the LOC118262415 gene encoding DNA replication complex GINS protein SLD5, producing the protein MDLTDDNIALSEDEEEEITAEVVLKTLQSAWQNERLAPEILPHRNDMVECMLGQIQHMERNINKLPKTDLRATIHKMELSRIKFIICNYLKTRLSKIEKYCIPILNEERQRVESGTNFLTPMEYKYAQEYLLNMENHMKTVVLDKMPGNMQMFESNKMAEHPNMQSHVFLKANETINGVVLEDLAGEDEEIDLEEGSQHILQYKPIADLVKNGKVQLI; encoded by the exons ATGGATTTAACCGACGACAACATAGCCTTAAGTGAAGACGAAGAAGAAGAAATTACGGCTGAAGTAGTGCTAAAAACTCTTCAAAGTGCTTGGCAAAACGAGAGGTTGGCTCCAGAAATACTACCACATCGAAATGATATGGTAGAATGTATGCTGGGACAAATACAACACATGGAGCGCAACATAAACAAACTGCCCAAAACAGATCTTCGCGCCACAATCCACAAAATGGAATTAAGCAggataaagtttataatatgcaATTACCTTAAGACTAGATTAAGTAAAATAGAGAAATACTGTATACCAATATTAAATGAAGAAAGACAAAGAGTTGAATCTGGGACCAATTTTCTAACCCCGATGGAATATAAGTATGCTCAAGAATACCTATTAAATATGGAAAATCATATGAAGACTGTTGTTCTTGATAAAATGCCTGGTAATATGCAAATGTTTGAATCAAACAAAATGGCTGAACATCCAAACATGCAAAGCCATGTGTTTCTGAAAGCCAATGAGACTATCAATGGTGTAGTGCTAGAAGACCTGGCTGGCGAGGATGAAGAGATAGATTTAGAAG AGGGATCCCAACATATTCTGCAGTACAAACCCATAGCGGATCTTGTTAAAAATGGAAAAGTGCaacttatttga